The Dehalococcoidia bacterium genome has a window encoding:
- the selD gene encoding selenide, water dikinase SelD, producing MMAREVRLTQMATCAGUAGKAGAAFLAQVLRRLQSHIAASPSLLVGLAPPDDAAVYQVTPDAAVVLTVDFFAPLVDDPYDFGAIAAANAMSDVYAMGGEVALALNVAAFPEDMPEEVVARVLEGGADKVAEAGGVLAGGHTIIDREPKYGLCVMGFVHPQKVLTKAGARPGDRLVLTKPVGTGIVTTAARNGEAWPHHLRAAVGWMKVLNRHAMHLARQLQAHAVTDITGFGLMGHAWEIAEQSNVRLRIWASRVPVLPGALEYARKGIFPGGGHRNLSYYGPRVDVSPQVTEEVRLLMFDPQTSGGLLMAVPESLPSLPAGEHLWEIGDVVEGEGVELLP from the coding sequence ATGATGGCCCGAGAGGTACGCCTGACCCAGATGGCCACCTGCGCTGGTTGAGCGGGGAAGGCCGGAGCGGCCTTCCTGGCGCAGGTGCTGCGCCGTCTCCAGAGCCATATCGCTGCCAGCCCCAGCCTCCTGGTGGGGCTGGCGCCACCCGACGACGCCGCCGTCTATCAGGTGACGCCAGATGCGGCGGTGGTGTTGACAGTGGACTTTTTCGCGCCCTTGGTGGACGACCCTTACGACTTCGGGGCCATCGCCGCCGCCAACGCCATGAGCGATGTCTATGCCATGGGGGGGGAGGTGGCCCTGGCCCTAAACGTGGCCGCCTTCCCCGAGGATATGCCCGAGGAGGTGGTGGCCCGCGTGCTGGAGGGCGGGGCTGACAAGGTGGCAGAAGCAGGGGGCGTCCTGGCGGGTGGCCACACCATCATAGACCGGGAGCCCAAGTATGGGTTGTGCGTCATGGGGTTTGTGCATCCCCAGAAGGTGCTCACCAAGGCTGGGGCGCGCCCCGGCGATAGACTAGTCCTCACCAAGCCTGTGGGCACAGGCATCGTCACCACCGCCGCTAGGAACGGCGAGGCCTGGCCCCACCACTTGCGGGCGGCCGTGGGCTGGATGAAGGTCCTCAACCGCCATGCCATGCATCTGGCCCGTCAGCTCCAGGCCCATGCGGTCACCGATATCACTGGCTTTGGGCTTATGGGCCACGCCTGGGAGATAGCAGAGCAGAGCAACGTTCGCCTCCGCATCTGGGCCAGCAGAGTGCCGGTTCTGCCGGGGGCCCTGGAGTACGCCCGCAAGGGCATCTTCCCTGGCGGCGGGCACCGCAACCTCTCCTACTACGGCCCGCGGGTGGACGTAAGCCCCCAGGTTACCGAGGAGGTGCGGCTCCTCATGTTCGACCCCCAGACCTCGGGGGGGCTGCTCATGGCCGTGCCCGAGTCCCTGCCTAGCTTGCCAGCGGGCGAGCACCTGTGGGAGATCGGGGATGTGGTGGAGGGGGAGGGGGTGGAGCTGCTGCCATAG
- the nth gene encoding endonuclease III — MLTPQLVVERLSGLYGCPAWRPHGDPLTELVLAVLSQNTSDANSGRAFMRLRTRFPEWRDVLAAPQEELEDAIRVGGLGRIKAQRLKALLAQVLERRGSLDLSFLSQMPLEEAQAWLEDLPGVGPKTAACVLLFALGRPALPVDTHVHRVARRLGLVPWRADAVQTQKLLQSQVPQELVFPFHVLLIRHGRNLCRARSPLCQPCPLADLCPYPSRAAHSL; from the coding sequence GTGCTCACCCCCCAGCTGGTGGTGGAAAGGCTCTCAGGGCTTTATGGCTGCCCGGCTTGGCGGCCCCACGGCGACCCCTTGACGGAGCTAGTCCTGGCCGTCCTCTCCCAGAACACCAGCGATGCCAACTCTGGCCGCGCCTTTATGCGCCTGCGGACTCGGTTCCCCGAGTGGCGAGATGTCCTGGCCGCCCCTCAGGAGGAGCTGGAAGACGCCATACGCGTGGGGGGTCTGGGCCGCATCAAGGCCCAACGCCTCAAGGCCCTCCTGGCACAAGTCTTGGAGCGACGCGGCTCCCTGGACCTCTCCTTCCTCTCCCAGATGCCCCTGGAGGAGGCCCAGGCCTGGCTTGAAGACCTCCCAGGGGTGGGGCCCAAGACGGCCGCCTGCGTCCTCCTCTTCGCCCTGGGCCGTCCAGCCTTGCCTGTGGACACGCATGTGCACCGGGTAGCCCGTCGCCTGGGGCTCGTCCCCTGGAGGGCCGATGCCGTCCAGACCCAGAAGCTCCTGCAGAGCCAGGTGCCTCAGGAGCTGGTCTTCCCCTTCCACGTGCTCCTTATAAGGCATGGGCGGAACCTGTGCCGCGCCCGCTCCCCCCTCTGCCAACCATGTCCCCTGGCCGACCTCTGCCCATATCCGTCAAGGGCGGCCCACAGCCTTTAG
- a CDS encoding acetate--CoA ligase family protein, which produces MTIADIFRKAQEEGRRVLTEVESKQVLAEAGIPCAVARLATTAEEAAAAAREVGLPAVVKVVSPDIVHKTDVGGVRLGLTTPEEVSQAFHEVTAAARQHMPQARILGVSVQRQAAPGVEVIVGMSKDPQFGPVIMFGLGGILVELFRDVSFRIVPLEPRDARQMIREIKGLPLLMGYRGQPPADLDALERLILRVSELVEAYPEIAELDLNPVFARPDGAEAVDARIVLS; this is translated from the coding sequence GTGACTATCGCCGATATCTTCCGCAAGGCACAGGAAGAGGGGCGGCGGGTGCTCACGGAGGTGGAGTCCAAACAGGTGCTGGCCGAGGCTGGCATCCCGTGCGCCGTGGCCCGCCTGGCCACCACCGCCGAGGAGGCGGCGGCTGCCGCCAGGGAGGTGGGCCTGCCAGCAGTAGTGAAGGTGGTCTCCCCCGACATCGTCCATAAGACAGATGTGGGAGGGGTGCGCCTTGGGCTCACGACGCCAGAGGAGGTGTCTCAGGCCTTCCATGAGGTGACGGCCGCCGCCCGTCAACACATGCCTCAGGCGCGTATCCTGGGGGTATCCGTCCAAAGGCAGGCTGCCCCTGGCGTGGAGGTCATCGTAGGCATGAGCAAGGACCCCCAGTTCGGGCCCGTCATCATGTTCGGCTTAGGGGGCATCCTGGTGGAGCTCTTCCGGGACGTCTCCTTCCGCATCGTGCCCCTGGAGCCAAGGGACGCCCGCCAGATGATCCGGGAGATCAAAGGGCTCCCCCTGCTGATGGGCTACCGCGGCCAGCCCCCTGCTGATCTGGATGCCCTGGAACGCCTCATCCTGAGGGTCTCGGAGCTGGTGGAGGCCTACCCGGAGATTGCCGAGCTGGACCTGAACCCCGTCTTCGCCCGCCCCGATGGGGCAGAGGCGGTGGACGCCCGCATCGTCCTTTCTTGA
- the pth gene encoding aminoacyl-tRNA hydrolase, whose translation MPPRWLLVGLGNPGPQYAETRHNAGARCVARLARRHGIELRAKRTYSLGLGEIGGTLVALARPRVFMNESGRAVALLLRHLSLEPSHLLIVCDDLDLPLGHLRLRPGGGHGGHNGLRSIMEAIGTSDFARLRIGIGRPTRNGVPITEPEAIAAYVLSVPPPQEKARLEEAIELACQALETVVTRGLEAAMNIYNR comes from the coding sequence ATGCCACCCCGTTGGCTCTTGGTAGGGCTGGGCAATCCCGGCCCTCAGTATGCTGAGACGCGCCACAACGCAGGCGCCAGATGCGTGGCCCGCCTAGCACGCCGCCACGGCATCGAGCTGCGTGCCAAACGCACTTACTCCCTAGGACTGGGCGAGATCGGCGGCACCTTGGTGGCCCTGGCTCGCCCCCGCGTCTTCATGAACGAGAGCGGTCGCGCCGTGGCCCTCCTCCTCCGGCACCTGTCCTTAGAGCCATCACACCTTCTAATAGTGTGCGACGATCTGGACCTGCCCTTGGGCCACCTGCGCCTTCGTCCCGGCGGCGGCCATGGCGGGCATAACGGCCTGCGCTCCATCATGGAAGCCATCGGCACCAGCGATTTCGCCCGTTTGCGCATCGGCATCGGCCGCCCCACTAGGAACGGGGTCCCTATCACGGAGCCAGAGGCGATAGCAGCCTATGTCCTCTCGGTGCCCCCACCTCAGGAGAAGGCCCGCCTGGAGGAGGCCATCGAGCTGGCCTGCCAAGCCCTGGAGACAGTGGTGACGCGGGGGTTGGAGGCGGCCATGAACATCTACAACCGCTGA
- a CDS encoding MBL fold metallo-hydrolase, translating to MPRRRVPRRWPGGLQELAPGVFAYIQPTGATGVSNAGLIVGDGEALAVDSLMIPRMTRAFRRAIRRTTRAPVRYLVNTHFHIDHVGGNQFFREATIIAHANCRREMLEFGLPIDLLSQLMPRYAQGFRQIQLTPPTLTYEDRMVVHVGDKEVHLLYLGRAHTQGDTLVYLPKEKILFAGDVAFFYVTPGPFHCHVSGWIRVCDRVQNLEVEAIVPGHGPVGDKGLLREMRQYLALVRREARKMFREGVPEQEAARRLKVGGYYAQWAEPSRLDILVQRLYMELRGEL from the coding sequence ATGCCCAGGCGACGCGTGCCCCGCCGCTGGCCAGGGGGTCTGCAGGAGCTGGCCCCAGGCGTTTTCGCCTACATCCAGCCCACTGGGGCTACGGGCGTCAGCAACGCCGGCCTCATCGTGGGCGATGGCGAGGCCTTAGCCGTGGACTCCCTCATGATCCCCCGCATGACCCGTGCCTTCCGGCGGGCCATCCGGCGGACGACGCGGGCACCTGTGCGTTACCTGGTCAACACCCACTTCCACATCGACCACGTAGGGGGCAACCAGTTCTTCCGCGAGGCCACCATCATCGCCCACGCCAATTGCCGGCGAGAGATGCTGGAGTTCGGCCTCCCCATCGACCTCCTCTCCCAGCTCATGCCCCGCTACGCCCAGGGCTTTCGCCAGATCCAGCTCACCCCGCCCACCCTCACCTATGAGGACCGCATGGTGGTGCACGTAGGCGACAAGGAGGTCCACCTCCTGTACTTGGGCCGGGCCCACACCCAAGGGGACACCCTAGTGTATCTTCCCAAAGAAAAGATCTTGTTCGCTGGGGACGTAGCCTTCTTTTATGTGACTCCTGGGCCCTTCCACTGCCACGTCAGCGGTTGGATTAGGGTGTGTGACCGGGTACAGAACCTAGAGGTGGAGGCCATCGTCCCTGGCCACGGGCCCGTGGGGGACAAGGGGTTGCTGCGGGAGATGCGGCAATACCTAGCCCTGGTGCGCCGGGAGGCCCGCAAGATGTTCCGCGAGGGGGTGCCGGAGCAAGAGGCCGCCCGCCGCCTCAAGGTGGGTGGCTACTATGCCCAGTGGGCCGAGCCCTCCCGCCTGGATATCCTTGTGCAGCGCCTCTATATGGAGCTGCGGGGGGAGCTCTAG
- a CDS encoding Zn-dependent alcohol dehydrogenase has product MRIRAAVFRRPHEPLSVEEVDLAPPKAGEVLVKIAACGVCHSDLHFLEGRVPIASPAVLGHEAAGVVEQVGEGVSYVAPGDHVVISFVPACGQCHYCLVGRPNLCTLGNRATATGTLLDGTTRLSQGSQPIYHEACVAGFATYAVVPEISLAKIRPDMPLDRAALLGCGVMTGVGAVFNTAKVPPGSDVAVIGCGGVGLNVVQGAALAGAARIIAIDILDHKLELAKEFGATHVVNASREDPVAMVRRISPGGVDYAFEVIGHPETMRQAFDMARRGGMAIVVGLAPAGSQVSLPTGAFMMEKTITGSAYGGTRFRVDIPRLVELYMTGRLKLDQLISRVYPLDHINEAFDALRRGEVARSIIIP; this is encoded by the coding sequence ATGCGTATTAGGGCAGCTGTGTTCCGTAGGCCCCATGAGCCCCTCTCGGTGGAGGAGGTGGATCTGGCACCCCCTAAGGCAGGGGAGGTGCTGGTGAAGATCGCCGCTTGCGGCGTCTGCCACTCCGACCTCCACTTCCTGGAGGGGAGGGTGCCCATAGCCTCCCCGGCCGTGCTGGGCCATGAGGCAGCGGGGGTAGTGGAGCAAGTAGGGGAAGGGGTAAGCTACGTGGCCCCCGGCGACCACGTGGTCATCAGCTTCGTCCCTGCCTGCGGCCAGTGTCACTATTGCTTGGTGGGGCGCCCCAACCTGTGCACCCTAGGCAACCGGGCCACGGCCACAGGCACCCTGCTGGACGGCACCACCCGCCTCTCCCAAGGAAGTCAGCCCATATACCACGAGGCCTGCGTGGCGGGTTTCGCTACCTACGCCGTGGTGCCAGAGATAAGCCTGGCCAAGATACGCCCGGACATGCCCCTGGACAGGGCCGCCCTCCTGGGCTGCGGAGTCATGACGGGAGTGGGGGCCGTCTTCAACACAGCCAAGGTCCCGCCTGGCAGCGACGTGGCCGTCATCGGCTGCGGGGGGGTGGGCCTCAACGTGGTGCAAGGAGCAGCCCTGGCAGGGGCCGCCCGCATCATCGCCATCGACATCCTCGACCATAAGCTGGAGCTGGCCAAGGAGTTTGGGGCCACCCATGTGGTCAACGCCTCCCGCGAGGACCCAGTGGCCATGGTGCGCCGCATCTCCCCAGGGGGAGTGGACTATGCCTTTGAGGTCATAGGGCATCCGGAGACCATGCGTCAGGCCTTCGACATGGCCAGGCGGGGCGGGATGGCCATCGTGGTGGGCCTGGCCCCTGCCGGCTCCCAGGTGAGCCTCCCCACCGGCGCCTTTATGATGGAGAAGACCATCACCGGCTCCGCCTACGGCGGCACCCGCTTCCGCGTGGACATCCCCCGCCTGGTGGAGCTGTATATGACGGGCCGCCTCAAGCTGGACCAACTCATCAGCCGGGTCTACCCTCTGGACCATATAAACGAGGCCTTCGATGCTCTCCGCCGCGGCGAGGTGGCAAGGAGCATAATCATCCCTTAG
- a CDS encoding CoA-binding protein, with product MTDVRSQLARAFNPRAVAVVGDKRAIGYMWLESLRTFQGPVYSVQIDPAEIEGIKALGFPNYLRLQDIPGPVDYVMASVPRQVAPRIVVDCAEKGVAAVAFFTSGFAETGEEEGLRLQREMGDIARRNGLLIVGPNCVGLYNARLGLRNSPEQTVGEGGKVAFISQSGTHCINFTLLGPQEGVPCAKAASIGNAEVLDVPDYLDYFLHDPEVEVIAMYVEGVRDGRRFFSLLREATRRKPVVVWKGGMTEAGARAAFSHTASLATAPDVWRAAMRQAGAIEVDSLEEALDVCKALLLMPPTTGRRMGLVAMTGGQSVVITDAFQREGLDVPLLSPRSYEKLSSFFTVIGGSYRNPLDAGWTVAMGLSMPQVERLLSVLADDENIDLLVFEVGTNFLVRRLRENPQLAEVVAQSLASFREQCPKPLAAVVHPSHLPELGALVRQKMVERGIPVFPDFRRAAKAIARAIGYWRFLKGVDG from the coding sequence ATGACGGACGTCCGTAGCCAGCTAGCCCGGGCCTTCAACCCCCGGGCGGTGGCCGTGGTGGGCGACAAGCGGGCCATTGGCTATATGTGGCTGGAGTCCCTACGCACCTTCCAGGGCCCCGTGTATTCCGTGCAGATCGACCCCGCTGAGATAGAGGGCATAAAGGCCCTTGGGTTCCCCAACTACCTGCGGCTTCAGGATATCCCTGGGCCTGTGGACTACGTCATGGCCTCCGTGCCTAGGCAAGTGGCGCCCCGCATCGTGGTCGACTGCGCCGAGAAGGGGGTGGCAGCAGTAGCCTTCTTCACCTCTGGGTTCGCCGAGACAGGCGAGGAGGAGGGCCTCAGGCTGCAAAGGGAGATGGGGGATATAGCCCGCAGGAACGGCCTCCTCATCGTGGGGCCCAACTGCGTGGGACTCTACAACGCCCGCCTCGGCCTGCGCAACAGCCCCGAGCAGACGGTGGGGGAGGGGGGGAAGGTGGCCTTCATCTCCCAGAGCGGCACCCATTGCATCAACTTCACCCTCCTCGGGCCTCAGGAAGGAGTGCCATGTGCCAAGGCTGCCAGCATCGGCAACGCTGAGGTCCTCGATGTGCCCGACTACCTGGACTACTTCCTCCACGACCCGGAGGTGGAGGTCATCGCCATGTACGTGGAGGGGGTGAGGGACGGGCGCCGCTTCTTCTCCCTCCTGCGGGAGGCCACCCGCCGCAAACCAGTAGTGGTCTGGAAGGGAGGGATGACCGAGGCAGGAGCCCGCGCCGCCTTCTCCCACACCGCTTCCCTGGCCACCGCCCCTGATGTATGGCGGGCGGCCATGCGTCAGGCTGGGGCCATCGAGGTGGACTCCTTGGAGGAGGCCCTGGACGTGTGCAAGGCCCTTCTCCTCATGCCCCCCACTACCGGGCGGCGCATGGGGCTGGTGGCCATGACGGGGGGCCAATCGGTGGTCATCACCGATGCCTTTCAGAGGGAGGGGCTAGATGTCCCCCTCCTCTCCCCTCGCTCATACGAGAAGCTCTCCTCCTTCTTCACCGTCATCGGTGGTAGCTATCGCAACCCTCTGGATGCCGGCTGGACAGTAGCCATGGGCCTCTCCATGCCGCAGGTGGAACGGCTCCTCTCGGTGTTGGCCGATGACGAGAACATAGACTTGCTGGTGTTTGAGGTGGGCACCAATTTCCTGGTACGCCGCCTGAGGGAAAATCCCCAGCTAGCGGAGGTGGTGGCCCAGTCCCTGGCCTCCTTCCGGGAGCAGTGCCCGAAGCCCCTGGCGGCGGTGGTGCACCCCTCTCACTTGCCGGAGCTGGGGGCCCTGGTCCGCCAGAAGATGGTGGAGCGGGGCATCCCCGTGTTTCCCGATTTCCGTCGGGCAGCCAAGGCCATAGCGCGGGCCATAGGGTATTGGCGCTTCTTGAAAGGAGTGGACGGATAG